The following are from one region of the Osmerus mordax isolate fOsmMor3 chromosome 1, fOsmMor3.pri, whole genome shotgun sequence genome:
- the tp53rk gene encoding EKC/KEOPS complex subunit TP53RK, with translation MHLNICHYKGKEQESQKGIKNRSMALQMSMELPQKGELVKQGAEARIYRRTFLGKPTIVKERFPKLYRHPILDEKLTHRRTVQEVRSILRCRKAGILAPVVYFVDYASHCIFLEDIVGSITVRDHIAAIHLARENREAHLGQLAQKMGQILARMHDEDVVHGDLTTSNMLLKSSAESGEIDLVLIDFGLSYISALPEDKGVDMYVLEKAFLSTHPNTEAMFEKLLKSYAASSKKSLAVIKKLDEVRLRGRKRSMVG, from the exons ATGCACCTCAATATCTGCCATTATAAAGGGAAAGAACAAGAATCCCAGAAAGGAATTAAAAACAGAAGCATGGCACTTCAAATGAGCATGGAATTGCCTCAGAAAGGAGAATTGGTGAAGCAAGGAGCCGAAGCTCGTATATACCGGAGAACATTTTTGGGCAAACCGACTATTGTGAAAGAAAGGTTCCCGAAATTGTACAGGCATCCTATTTTAGACGAAAAGCTCACACACCGCAGAACTGTTCAAGAGGTACGCTCAATACTCCGTTGCAGAAAAGCAG GCATATTGGCACCAGTGGTTTACTTCGTGGACTATGCCTCCCACTGCATCTTCCTTGAGGACATAGTGGGTTCCATCACCGTCAGAGACCACATTGCTGCCATCCACCTTGCCCGGGAAAACCGGGAAGCACATCTGGGCCAACTTGCCCAGAAGATGGGTCAGATCCTGGCAAGGATGCATGACGAGGACGTAGTCCACGGAGATCTTACTACATCCAATATGCTACTGAAGTCCAGTGCAGAGAGCGGGGAAATTGATCTGGTTCTTATCGACTTTGGATTGAGCTACATCTCTGCCTTACCTGAGGATAAAGGAGTAGACATGTATGTGCTGGAGAAAGCCTTTCTGAGCACCCACCCCAACACAGAAGCCATGTTTGAGAAGCTGCTGAAGAGCTATGCAGCCTCATCCAAGAAATCCTTAGCAGTCATTAAAAAGCTTGACGAAGTTAggttgagagggaggaagaggtcaATGGTTGGTTGA